A genomic region of Aspergillus oryzae RIB40 DNA, chromosome 1 contains the following coding sequences:
- a CDS encoding DUF803 domain membrane protein (uncharacterized conserved protein) has translation MAIVAIGEVANFAAYAFAPAILVTPLGALSVLIGAVLGSYFLNEKLGTLGKMGCALCLLGSVVIVLHAPPDKPVETIEEILHYALQPGFLLYCLAVAIFSTVMIYRVAPVYGKKNPLIFISICSTVGSVSVMSVKAFGIALKLTLGGNNQFTHASTYVFMIVTAFCILTQMNYFNKALNQFSTSIVNPLYYVTFTTATLCASFILFKGFNTTDAVNTISLLCGFLIIFSGVYLLNLSRHDPDGRQMLNSKLDDEGVPTDGIASFQTRRSMQSRRSNEPHRRSSSSLAFLNGNGDREGLIHAYDVENQAYGLSELTEESDGEPGPTYKNKRSDDLERTSHQPNKHDER, from the exons ATGGCAATAG TGGCCATTGGAGAAGTCGCGAATTTCGCAGCCTACGCTTTTGCGCCTGCGATCCTTGTTACCCCTTTGGGCGCATTGAGTGTCTTGATAGG TGCGGTCCTTGGTTCCTACTTCCTCAACGAGAAATTAGGCACATTGGGTAAAATGGGATGTGCTTTGTGTCTGCTGGGCTCCGTGGTGATTGTGCTTCACGCGCCTCCGGACAAACCCGTCGAGACAATCGAAGAAATTCTGCACTATGCCCTCCAACCAG ggtttcttctctactGCCTTGCTGTTGCGATTTTCTCTACTGTCATGATCTACCGAGTTGCGCCGGTCTACGGCAAAAAAAATCCCCTCATCTTTATCTCCATCTGTTCCACCGTCGGCTCAGTCTCCGTCATGTCCGTTAAGGCTTTTGGCATTGCCTTGAAACTTACCCTTGGTGGCAACAACCAATTTACGCACGCATCAACCTACGTTTTCATGATTGTTACGGCTTTCTGTATCCTCACCCAGATGAACTATTTCAACAAGGCGTTGAACCAGTTTTCTACTTCGAT AGTCAATCCCCTTTATTATGTGACGTTCACGACGGCCACATTGTGCGCTTCCTTCATCCTTTTCAAAGGCTTCAACACGACCGATGCTGTCAACACGATTTCGTTGCTGTGCGGgtttctcatcatcttctccggcGTTTATCTTTTGAATCTCTCCCGACATGACCCGGACGGGCGGCAGATGCTGAACTCCAAGCTAGATGATGAAGGTGTGCCAACTGACGGAATCGCAAGCTTCCAAACCCGCCGGTCTATGCAGTCCCGTCGGAGCAACGAGCCTCATCGCCGAAGCTCGTCAAGCCTTGCCTTCCTGAATGGCAATGGAGATCGTGAAGGTCTGATTCACGCTTACGATGTGGAGAACCAAGCCTATGGGCTGTCAGAGTTGACTGAGGAAAGTGACGGAGAGCCAGGCCCCACGtataaaaacaaaagaagcgACGACCTAGAGCGCACCTCTCATCAACCCAATAAGCATGACGAGCGATAG